GTGTCCCTCATGCTGCCTTTACATAATGACAGTAATCAGTGCAGATGGGATGAGCAGCTATGACAACTTTCCCTCAGCCCTGTCTCTGCTGGAAGACCTCTGCCTGTTGCCCTCAGAGGCAGAATGTGAAGGCTCATTGTCTTCACACGCAGAGAGCATCCTTTTATGTGTTTATTTTCACGCGGATTAGATTATCTGTGGAAATTCCAGCCTGCGCTTCAAAAGTAGCCTCACTTCAAAAGGGCACAGACAATGTTTCAGTCACAGAGAAGACAgaaatgaagtgtgtgtgtgtgtgtgtgtgtgtgatccgcGATGACTGAGTTACTCCGGCAGCCGTGGAGTTGAGAGCCCCATTGAAAGCTGTGCACCTCGGTGGTCCGTCTGTTCTCACTGGGGAATCCCTTCAGATGGCAGCTTCTTAccttaatgaaaaaataaactgCAGCCCCCTTCCCTTTCGGCTTTCTGCCCCCAAAGAAACCGATAAGACTGAACACTCCTTGAAGCATGTAAATGAATCTTAGCTTGACAATTGGATATGCCAGAAAGTAGGATGTTGTTGATTTAAGTAGTACTAAAGTATCATTTTATAAAGTTTGATCCTCTGAAGAGCAAATGAAGAAAGTAGCAAAAATAACTTCTGGTTATGGGGTGGAATTGTATGTTAAAatcacattttcattgttaaaaaaatatatatataatcacaTCTTTTTAGATGATAAAGTGTAAAATATATCTCTTTACAGTCTGTTTGTAATACTGGGTGTAATAAGCATTGATTGCACACTCAATATTTTTCTCATGCCATGCATTAAATTGCCCACATATAGCACTATTTGTTACACTAAAGACTTAGTGATACCTCTACTGAGTAAATGACTATGCCCACTCGTCTCTCATGGGCCTTGGACTTAATATTTGATTGTACTCAGGGCAAAAGTGGGTGAAGTGCTAAGCCTTTGGCAGTACCTTCCCTCCAGGCAGGCTTACAGAACCCCAGCCCTGACTCACACCCAGGCTCTGTGAAATGACAGAAATCCAAGCAGGGGGGTAAAAATAAAACAGAGCCACTGTCACTAAATATTTATCAAAGTATAGAACCAGGGCTAAAAGGTTAGCTGGTGTTAGCAAAGGGGCTCCCTCTGGCACACGAAGAGGACCAAAGAGTGTTACAGGAAGCCTTCATGCTACAAGTGATTACGGTCCAGGTTTGGTCACAGTCCGCCAACTCCAAACATCCTACTGGTTCCTGCCTGCTCGATCCTACCACCCTGACGCCCTAATACCTCTGATCTGGGTTCTGTGGCTGCTGCTCAGATATCATCAGGCTCCACTGTGAGTGCCACAGTAAAACTGGCTGTTGTTCTTGGAATGCGGCAAGCCTGGTTTCAAAGCAGTTTCTCCTGTAGTATCAGCAtggaacatttcagtcttttgcGATAGGGGGCATGGCACGTagttgctctgtgtgtgtgtgtgtgtgtgtgtgtgtgtgtgtgtgtgtgtgtgtgtgtgtgtgtgtgtgtgtgtgtgtgtgtgtgtgtgtgtgtgtgtgtgtgtgtgtgtgtgtgtgtgtgtgtgtgtgtgtgtgtgtgtgtgtgtgtgtgtgtgtgtgtgtgtgtgtgtgtgtgtgtgtgtgtgtgtgtgtgtgtgtgtgtgtgtgtggtctagcattactatacttgtggggacctaaatctgtttacatagtcacgtgtggggacaaattggaggtccccgtgaggggaatcattaattttagggtgaagacttggttaggtttagcattagggttagggttaggcatgtgttggttatggttatggttaggataagtctccaggaaatgcatgtaagtcaatgtaatgtcccctgaagtgatgtatacattgtgtgtgtgtgtgtgtgtgtgtgtgtgtgtgtgtgtgtgtgtgtgtgtgtgtgtgtgtgtgtgtgtgtgtgtgtgtgtgtgtgtgtgggagaatgTGTGGGaatgtgtggtctagcattactatacttgtgggaacataaatctgtctacacagtcacgtgtggggactcgcctcccttatggggacaaattggaggtccccgtGAGGGgagtcattaattttagggtgaagacttgtaagtcaatgtaatgtcccctgaagtagtgtgtgtgtgtgtgtgtgtgtgtgtgtgtgtgtgtgtgtgtgtgtgtgtgtgtgtgtgtgtgtgtgtgtgtgtgtgtgtgtgtgtgtgtgtgtgtgtgtgtgtgtgtgtgtgtgtgtgtgtgtgtgtgtgtgtgtgtgtgtgtgtgtgtgtgtgtgtgtgtgtgtgtgtgtgtgtttctggtgAGTTTTTTGTTGGAGGCTATGCAGGTTCACACATGTTGACTGTGTTTGTTGGCAGACATCAGAGACAAAGAGAGAAGTCAGTGGGTTGTTTAGCTGTTACTCTTCCCCTTTGCAAGAGGTTAGTTGTTAGACATCTGTTTGCTCTTGTAGGCCCCCAGGCAGCGTGGGCCAATCTCCTTCAAATGTGTGCATGTTTAAGATGCCGTCGTTCAGAGCCTGGAGAAGGGGAGTTAGTGAAATACTGACCTCCAAAAACACACCTGGGACTTCAAAGGCCCCCCCCTACCCAAACAGACACTTGCATGCTGGGCAGCCTTGGTTAACTGACACCCTCGCCTGAGGCTGGGACCGTCTCTTTCAAATACCCCACCACCCCCCTTTCTGGTgtcaataaatacacacacattcactgtattcacacacacaacacattgtCATTCGCTGTGATTTGGAATGAGTGGGAGGGCGGAAGAGCTCTTTACTTCTTACTTCCTCCTTTTCTCAGGGTTTTCCTTCGCCCCTTCATGTCTTTTTCTTTCCACTGGTCTAAAGCCATCTGATTAAAGCCAGCCTCTGCTGACAGGCACCAGCCCTGCTGCACAGGCCCATAGGAATGTCTGATCTATCCCTCATGTCATAACCCAAGCTGGGCTCTCCATTACCCACTTGCAGATAAGGACTCAGAGCACTTTAAGGGTGAAAACTGaggcagatagatagataaaaaGAGGGCCATTTTGGTTTTCTGTTCTTCATTCTGTGCGAAGGGGCAGGAAGTGTGAATGTGATTTTCTTCCCACATATTTCAAAGGCAGAAAACTCCACAAAACCTCCACTTTAGTTTTCCTGTTTAGCAACTACTTAAGTTAAATAAGAACCCTGTGACTGCTGATTCTGAATCGCCTCAGACATAAGATGGTATTTGTTTAGTTACACAGTggtatttctatttatttactGTAGGTTACTCTTGGAGATGCCTGTACCAGCGGCCAGTTCACTGAATCGGGGCAGTGTTGCAGTCTGTGTCCTGCTGGCTCCCTAGTGCTGGAAAAGTGTGGGAAAGAGGATACCAAGTGCACGCCATGCCCAAAGGGTAAGCAATTATAATATAATGTTACGGCACCAGTGGCATATGTTTTACCTGCCTCTTCATTATCTCTGTCATCTATGTAAAAGCTCTGAAGATTTAAACAGCAACACGTCTAATCATTGCCACTGATATTTGTGAGAGATAACCAGTTTACCCACACTGACACTGACTTTGTTATCTGTTTCCCAGGAATGTTTTTTTCATCGGATGGCCTCAGCCCCTGCATTCCCTGTGCAAAGTGCCCGTCTGGTATTCCCACGCATGCCTCTTGTTCTGGCACTCAAGACACACAATGTAAATGTCGCATCGGCCACTTCTTTTTGAGTCAACACGGCCTGTGTGCACCTTGCTCTAAATGCACTCGAGCTGGCGAGGGTGTTACTAGGGAGTGTGGCCCGCAGGGAGACACGCAATGCCAGATCTGTGCCCCGGGAACTTTTTCAGAGGAGCGTATCAGCACCAAACCCTGCAATACCTGCACCCAGTGCTCCGACATTGAGGTGGAGATCCGATCCTGCATGCCCAACTCCGACACACTGTGCATGGGTGAGTTGTAAGGAAGAGTTGGATTATTAAATGCAAGTCTCGAGACATTCCATATTTGTCTTAATGAGAATAAATCCAATGAAAAGACACTTAACAATAAATTGAACCTATGAACTAATAAGCTTTCTCTGTGTAGCCCGAGCCAAAGCCAAAACATCCATTGTTGTCAGATAACTACACAGGCACAGTCACTCATTTTGAATTAATCCTACAGTCTCTCTATCAAATAGGCAGCTgaaaatatatttcaaactgAATTTACTCCTGTTTTCTAAAATATATTGCAGTTACTGATGTTTTAGTTACTTACTTAACCTTACATTTTTGAAAGATGGAATAACACAATAAAGTTTTTGGTCTTTAAATAGGATTTTCTTGTAGTAGTGCTAGCCTTATTAACTATTTTACAAGTCTTAAAAAGTTTGGAAACATCCCAAATTCAAACTGTATGTTTTTAAGGTTAGATGTATTGTTGAGAAAGTATTAAAGTGTCTGACATCATCTGTTCATGTAAACAAAGTGTCATTAGACATGTTGTTGCTAtgggcagagatggggtcgttacaaaaaaaaagtaatatattacatattacttttctttttttaaagtaatatattacactacttcgttactctctctacataaagtaactcgttactttactcgcagggccggcccgcccctccctacaggcagatcacgcatactgctaaagtttcaaatgttctctttagttcagtttccattgtcgcataagactgatccagatagctcctgaatgttttcctatctgaccgtggctgtcctctgtctcctgctatctgtattttGCGCAGTATATCTCTGAACGATGGTGATTCCACTGTGCAAATGGGCAACATTTCCTCTACTATGAAGGATGCTACAAGCCCGTCCATCTCTGCTTTGGTTACCGGTACTCCAAATTCTAATTTGTGTTGCTTTGGCGGCGGCGCACTCACAACATCCTCACTCTGGGTTCGGGGGTCCTTAGctattagcttcaccttagcatgtgttctttgcaggtgtttgttgaggtttgacgtggtgttcacagcagtggataacagcttctggcctggacacagtttgcacctcaccgtcacattcctattcttcggacgaactcaaaataatgggcaaacctccacccctcgaaagttatcgctgactcagccatgtttatgcagcactgcacgcggagatgtggacgccggggatgtggacgcgcaaaccTGCGACGaaaacccctcttgtctgtcagtgtgattatgactgattttataaaattaacgaagtaacgcgtgtcggggcaatgttagtaactgtagtgtgattactgaattataaaagtagagcgttacactactccgttaccgacacaagtaatattattatagtaacgcgttactttgtaacacgttacacccaactctggctaTGGGTATGAGtaaattatatattatttttctgCCATTATTTTTAAAGTTACAAACTAGAGGGGATGATTAAGGCTTGGAGGAGATGTAAAAAATATGCTTATCCCTTTAAGATACTGCAGGGGAAGGCAGCCATAGTAAAAGATAAAAGAGAACGCTAGAGGAATGAGGACAGGGAGTGGAGGATCTGTGAAAGTACACAGACATGTGTTGAACATCTGCATCCACACCTCGCCTGAACAGCCTGAGCTGAGAAACATGAGAAGTGGGAAAAGAGAACACTTAAGCGCTGTAATCCGTTTGGTATGAGCTTGACAGGTCTTTAGGTTAACTGCCCTCGAGAACTTGAAGGCCGAGGGAGGCTGCTGACCCTGATAACTACTCTGCTTGCTCCCAAATGGCTACACTCGCTCTCCAGGAGTAAGGTCATCTGTACACACACTGGGTCCATATGTCATGGCCCTTTGACCCCCGAGAGTTCAGCATAGTACCGTGTAGTGTTTGATCCTAAAATAGGCGGACCACAGGAGGGATAGGGAGGCTGGAAACAGGGGCAATGAAAGGTTTCAAAACCCCAGGGGATCAAACGTCTGAGGCTATCATTACATCAGGCGTACAGGCTTCTGTGGAATTATTTCAGGGCCTAATTTATGCAGCCCAAATGTGTTTCTGATGTGCGGATTCAAAGTTACTGCTGCTGACACGTTGCTCCTTTTCTCAATCCCAACAGATAAGAAGCTGCATATTCTGTCTCGTCCTGCTCTGGATGGGTCTGATGCCCctcgagaggaggaggagacaagtTCTGCCACTGGAATGCCAAATCTTCCCCCGAAGGACGAGGGAAGAAGCAACAACATCCTGGCCTACGTGTCTGTTCTGGCTGCCGTGGTGCTGGGTCTGATTGTTTACGTTGCTTATAAATGGTGAGTTTACTGGTCATTGGATTTAATAAGGATTGAAAACCGTAAGATACACATTTGTAACCGTGGGAAGTTTAACTGACGTTGTTTTCTTCTGCTCTTCTCAGTTGGAGATCCTGTAAACAGAAGAGGGCTCTCTCTAAGGCCCGTGCGGCTGAGTTGGGAACATCTCCAGAGGGAGAAAAGCTCCAAAGTGACAGCGGTGTTTTTCTGGACTCTCACAGCATACAGGACAACCAGCCCAGCAAAGGTGTGGTATAGACACAGTCCTTGTTGTTAAATCTTCAAGTGATGagggactttttaaaatatttcaTCCAAAtatatttcaatcaggagagacatgatgtatgaaatacatgtttattaccggGACACATGATATAAGAGAATGGTGATTGACAGATTACAACAAATGAATGAACtgatgtttggcgattaggccccggtttgcaggatgatcattcgggaggggaaaaccgctccgatgaaccccccagggtctagacactggtggtggtgataagtagtTCGGTCCGGTTCTTAAGGGAGAAGGTTTTAGCTTGGCCCTGTATTAGgagacaggaggcgaaggggtggaggagggttctgcgttgacacctgaaatgacaactgacagagagggaagagcagatttaaaggggttagcgggtgcgatgattggctagctGGGGAGTAACgcccctgatcacttattgGGAGAGGAGAGGGTATTGAAATGACATGTAACACCAGAGGGTATTGGTCTTCCtaattgaacttgcgctaagctttcatattcattcaaaaataaatgttgaacgtGAACAAAAGTTCCTTAATTAAACATATTAAACTCGATAGGGCACCTTTAAGTTCTCAATGTTCCTAACAAAAATAATGACACGAAAGCTTTCTAATTTCATGCCTATGAAATGTTTAATTTGGCATTTCTTAGAAAAAGTAACATTAGACCTACATGTACACGGCGGGCtcattttgtttgtgttttcccAGGTACCAAGAGGGACAGCAAGCAGGACAACCGTCTGTACATTAACCTGCCCCCCCACAGACAGGAAGAGGTGGAGCGCCTTCTacaggagagagaggggcagGGGTGGAGACAGCTGGGCGCAGCGCTGGGTTATGAGCCTGAACAGCTGGACCTGTTTGGGCGTGGAGAGGCCCCCGCCCACACGCTCCTCTCTAACTGGGCCCAGAAAGAAGGCTCCTCTCTGGGACTGCTGTTCTCTGCTCTGGCCCGCATTGAGAGGTCTGATGTGGTCACAGCTCTTAACTCCCCCATGCAAGGTGTTTCTGTGGTGTGACGGCCCCTCGAACACACATAACACTAAAAGACTCAAGTGAAGAACTTTCATTGAAATGACAAGCAAGGCACTCTGATAGCAACACCTCTGTCACTCATGGTCCTATTTGCTTTATTGGACACTTATCAGAGAACAAAAAACATTCTTGTATCCCTTTTCTCGGCCCCAGTTTATGTGACCGATTGATTTTGTATGAATCCAACTTCAAGTCATGATCTTCTGCAAAGTTCTATCATCGCTGCAGAACAAATACCAAGTTGTCAATGGAAAATGAAAACTGACCATATAGTATGTTACAACCTCTCATTGCAGCTACTGAGTGAAAAAGATGCTCAATTCTGGTCAAGCCTAAATGCCTTGCTCAATGCACACtgcaaaaaatgttttacttttgtATTAGAACTATAATGACTGACACAACAATAAGTATATTTGTAATGTTGTTTACATGAACACAAATCCTGGTATTCGGTTAGAGGCAGGAAACAGAAGAATGGGTTTACACGTGTTGCAGAAGTGTGATTATTCTAAAAACCGCTGTTTACACATTATTTGGGCAGTACTCAGACTTATCCTCTTCCCCATATAAAAAAAGATCAGCCTTCCATGTTCTTCTGTAAACAAATACAGCTTAGATCATATTGTTTGTAGTCTGGAGCCAACCTTGTTTCATGAATCCAACTTCAGAAACTTCTTTGGTATTGCAGATGATTTTTTTCCAGGAGACCTTTCAACGACACTGCTCTCTGACATGATGTGACTTTCCCTAATAAGGATCATAGCAAACTCCAAGAAGCAATAAGGGGTTTACTTGACCAACGCAACGGACCAATCTTCCCGATGACGCCTGCAGTTGCTAAGAAGACTGTCTAATGTGTAGATAGTAACTACGCACTAAGTGTTTTTTAAGTTTGTCGCCTTGTTCTTTTATTCTTCCTTTTCTGCTGCAGTCACTACGTTGCCttggtatttactgtatatacaTTGGGGATATTAATAAGCACCAGTGATGTTTCAAATATCATCAGAAGACACGAAAATGAAGCATTCTGTGTTAGCTCTTCCTAATAATCACATGCTTGTAAATATCTTAAATACTGATTCGTTTTGGTATGTCATGGCTTAAAGTGAAATCATTTATGAACTGTGAAGACTGAAAACAGCGAATGGAGAGGAATGTATTCTCCTGATATTCATCAAACACAGCTCCATTTACATCATCTTGATTTCGTATAATAGAAACAGAGAAAAGTATCCAAAGacactgttgtcatcatttttTGTCCAACTTTCCATCTTacttttgtatttattccaTCACCATTTCCAATATAAAACTATTGAGAACCATAGGTATGTACAAGTAACACTATGTGATGGTGTAATCAAATGGTTTGAAATTGTTCTAATACCAGCCATGTTTGGttttgtgtatatatttccTAATTGTATGCCTCAATGTGTTTTTGTAAgagttttattcatttaataaATAACTTTGATAAGTTCGGGCTCTTTTGTTTTAACAGAAGGATCATATGTGCACAGTAGTTTGTATCCTGTAGCCCTGTGATTCTCCCTCGAAACCTACTTCTGTTTGTGGTGAGATTGTGAGACATTGAGTCATCTTTAATTCCTGAACACTACGTTTAAAAGAGTGTCTGAACTCTTAAAAAACACCAACATGTGATGGATAAGTCACAATGGTTGAAATAGCTATAAATGATGGATAAAAAGTTAAAACAATTACTATTAAATAACGTCTAACCAgttaaaaatataatataatatcaaAGTAAAGAAAAGTTAGCTCAAAATTATAGAGGGTAAGAATGCTTTAAGTACATGATATTTTAAAGTTATGAataaatgtttataataaataaaggTAGCCAAATATATTGGAAAGACGGTTGCAAATGGATGACTAAATGGTTGCAGTAAAGCCGCCAAAACAAATTCATAAAAACGCAACTAGATAGGGCTCGAAATAATTTGCAGTTTAGCACAAAATTGATCATGTAATTTGGATATGAGCCCTTTTGTTTATAGCCATTCCAAATAAACCGTTTTACGTTCATGGAAATATGATAATTTCAAGACCTCAACCAAAGTGCTATAAACATGTCTATCACTTGCAGTAACAGAAAAACCCACATAACGAATTTCACAGCAATGAAGGTTTGGACATATTGACCCTTATAAAAAGGGATTTAGTGTAAAATACCATTTCCTATCCATAACCCTGAGGGAAATCAGTTTTTTAATGATTTAAGGGTGAAATGAAAAGAATATCTTCGTCCAAAAATATTCTGGAGAAAAGTTTCCTCTCTCTGAGGCACAATCTGCttatcctgcccccccccccccccccctgctcaaATCTGTTAATGATCTCTCTGCATTCAGCTCTAAGTGGGAGCAGGCATCTTGCATGGCCTGGGGCAGTGTTACATGCCGTCACACTCTCCAGACGGGACTGCTTAACTGCGGTCTGAAGCACACAGGCATGGGGCTGCGGAATGTGCATACACTGGGAGGGGGGTTGGGACCAGAAGAGAGACGGGAAGCACAGCAGCGCCTCTCTCCACTCATCAAGGGTTGCCATATTTAGAGCACACTGAACGTCTCTAATGAAGGCAGTCGATTACTCGAGATCCCTTCACTGGGTCCAAACATCTGGCTCAGCTGTGTGTACGCGCTGTAGTGGCATTCATGAGGGAACCAGTCTCAAATGGGATTGGTGTGCACGGAGCGGTTGAACATGCAACAGAGGTCACTCACATTGGCAGATACTAAAGTGAACTGTGCAGCAGGGATATCATTTTACAAAAAGTTTATTATCTCTTAAAATGTTTGTACACTCGGTATGACAATGTGCTTACACAATACTTACAGCAGAGTAGGGTGGAACTTACTTTGTACatagaaaaataataaaaactaaaaaagaaaaaggtgaAACCTCCCCCACCACTGAAATCAAACGCGTCAGCAGGGTCCTTAGTTTGACAGAGCGGTGCGGCGCTGCATCAGGAGGCTGAGCTGCTGAGGAGGGCTGGGCTGACCCTACTCTACTGCGCACAGCTTTGGTAAGTTTACATATTATTTACACTTTCAATCACGAAATGATAGTCATTTTACAAAGTGTCtgcttatttaaacattcccaaAACTATTATTCAATATATTCACATATAAAGCAATGTACATATGTTGGTACTTCGTTTAATGCAATGAGTTAGGCTGCGAACAATCGGTGACCTAATGCTGATGAAACCCCCTCGACAACCGTAGAAATCTTGGAAATTAATGAGTGACAGTTTGTGAAGCAGAACCGGCCTAGGTGTCGTTAACAAGGACTAacggagataaaaaaaaaaagaaacagaacACACAAGATGATAACAAACTGTTAAAACTGCACTTTCAGTATTATTCCTGTAAGAAATGGAAACAGAGCAAAACCTCTTTACGAAGAGGAGTGGACGTGAAATGGCTAAACTGCACATCAAACCGCATTCAAACCCTGCTCCCGTTATTATACATAAATTCATAAAAGACTAATTGATCACCTTGCCAACCTGCTGGCTATTTGCTGAAGTGTATTGTGAGTAAAAGCTCAACCCAGTAAGGGCATGTTTCTAGAAACTAAAGGAATTTTCATAAGGATACCTCTGACCTCAGCCTACATCATGCATTCATAAAACAACACAGACTCCAAAGTCTTGTGGTTAAGAAGGCGGGGCTTGAGGAGTGGAAGCTTGGCCCTCCACAGCCCAGTTAAAAGCAGCACCAGTTAGTCAGTTAGTCAGTGGCAGGGGGATGAAGCATGCACAGGAGCAAGGAAGTGGGAGGGAAAAAGCACTGAACTGTTCTGCCATTGATCCATTTTTAACAGTGGAAAGTAACAGAAAATACCTTATGACACCAAAGCTGATTCCGCTGAGAATTCATCATTCAGGGCTAGAAGAGTTTAGAAAGTGGAATTGAGGTGATCATCTCGGGAACATTTAAGAGCCACATATGGAAAAAAATAAATGCTTAAAATCAAACAGTCAGTGAAAACGTTAGTCTCTGTAGCACCCCGCAGTATTGTCCTGGGAGAACACTGCACCTGGAGTCTTCGGGTCGTTCAGCGACACTCGAGTCTCCGTCAGTCTGTAGAGCGGGGCTCCTTCATGATCCTGGAGAGCTTCTTGGG
This genomic window from Pseudochaenichthys georgianus chromosome 16, fPseGeo1.2, whole genome shotgun sequence contains:
- the nradd gene encoding tumor necrosis factor receptor superfamily member 16, with the protein product MGPFVICAFLLLKVTLGDACTSGQFTESGQCCSLCPAGSLVLEKCGKEDTKCTPCPKGMFFSSDGLSPCIPCAKCPSGIPTHASCSGTQDTQCKCRIGHFFLSQHGLCAPCSKCTRAGEGVTRECGPQGDTQCQICAPGTFSEERISTKPCNTCTQCSDIEVEIRSCMPNSDTLCMDKKLHILSRPALDGSDAPREEEETSSATGMPNLPPKDEGRSNNILAYVSVLAAVVLGLIVYVAYKCWRSCKQKRALSKARAAELGTSPEGEKLQSDSGVFLDSHSIQDNQPSKGTKRDSKQDNRLYINLPPHRQEEVERLLQEREGQGWRQLGAALGYEPEQLDLFGRGEAPAHTLLSNWAQKEGSSLGLLFSALARIERSDVVTALNSPMQGVSVV